Part of the Arachis hypogaea cultivar Tifrunner chromosome 6, arahy.Tifrunner.gnm2.J5K5, whole genome shotgun sequence genome, aaactaaaaattacaaTAATATGTAATTTTAATGATATTAAATTATGTGGATATAAAACAAAAAAGTGGCAGCACGTGATAATTGTCttttatgtttcctttctatTCATGAACTGCAgtagttatttacttattttggtACTCAGTGAAAGAAAAATATGATATGGCATACACCCCCATAATTTAAGGGACGCAACTTGGAAGGAACCACCCAAAATTTCACATTACATTAACTATAGACAAGCTTGTTGTATGCgagctttagttattgttgaacTAAGCAAGCAAGCAAAGCAATACCCATAGAACCAAAAGCAGTAAAGCACACTCATAATCAGTAATAATCATGGAATCCCAGGGCGAACTCGAGATTCATATGGACATGGTGAAGCAGCCTTTTTTTTCACGCATGTGCTCCTCACGCTTGGTGTTTGAATTGCTATGGAATTGATGTCCATGACATTTAAGATGTGACAACTCTTGCAAGAATCTAGAACTAGTAGTCAGGCTGAGTATACCCCAAAAGCATGTGTGGCGTGCGGTAAATTTTAACAAGTGTCCAATACAGAACCTCTTCCACATCAAGATCTCCTGCGGCTCTTGCAGCATATATATCTTCACATATTGCCATCAACCTGCATCAATTTATATATGCACTTCGTGTAAGTCCTCATATATATGTTTGAACATTCATCAGAAGGATACAGAGGTTCATTGGCAAAAATGGGCACCTCTCACATGAAGGCAGGTTCTCGAAAGGAATTCTCATTCGCAAGTCTGAACACTGTAATCTGATAAAACGTCCAACCGCAAGCACAAAGGTAATGTACAGTCCCCAAATGCTGAACTTGCTGAGAGTATCTCCGATAATGCCCTCTAAAGAAGCAATAGGATCATCGGAGAACATAAATTGGTATTAGTGATCAAATATTGCTTGCATGGACTATATATATAGGTAAATACAATTAAATTTAAGTTGAGCTTACGGGGGGTTTCTTCAGATACGATTATGGCTATTGGTCCTGGGAACTCTCCACATCCGTGTCTATCTGAGATATCAATATCATAAAAAGACCACCACTCTGGATTCCCCCGGTTGAGAACAAGATCTGCACTAACCTCCTCCTGCAAAAACCTTATCTTCATTATGATCCAAAAGCAAATAAATCTAGCAAGTTAGATTAGgtaatatttacatacataccgACTGTTGATCAAGAGAACGCACGTCCCCTGAGCCTGTGACCCGAAAATATCTGGGGTAGATATTGAATACTGTGAAACTGTTGGAGGTACCATTAAAAACATTAATCACTTCTGAATTATCTGGAAGATCCTCATACATTATGGGTATTTCATATTTCACTAGTTCTTTTCCTCTGGGTCTATCTCTGGTAAATTGCCAGGAGAAAGTGATGTCCATGTTCCACCTGATGGACTTTATGAATCTGGCCTTCACAACAGGTGGAACAAGCCACACAGTACTAGCATCTGATTGGCAGCAAATTAATTGGATGTCTTTCTCATTGTACGCACTAAGGAGACCCAGAGGATCCAAAGTATCACGTCCTTCAATATTTTCCCAAGATATCTTCTCGCATAAGGTTGTCTCGAACAATGTTAACCTTCCAGTTATTGTCTGTATATCAAGCCGGGCACTAGCATCTTTGATTGGGTTGGCAATGTTTGTTGGGTTGCCGCTGCTATACATCTGTCCAAAAAACAAAGCACTTAAATCAATATTGCACTCTCTAGGTTGAATTGTTTCAAGTGTTAGGAAAGGTTTCATTCTTGGTGGGAAATAGTCACAAGTCTCGTGTACACAAACACAACGAAGTTTACTTAGTTGAGTATTTTTCACATTCAAATTCAATCCCAcagaatagagagagagagagattcatAATAAGTTTGGTACCAGCATAGGAGCCCATATGACGCACAATAAAACCCAGAATAGACATATCCCATTACAGAACTTTGTCATTTTTGATTGCTTTTGTCCTTGTTGATGAGTGGATCTATTCAAATCCACGTCACatttgacaagaaacaagctaGCATGAATATCTTCCAGCTAGAAAGAAAGCAAGAATCAGATAAAATGAGGAAAGGAATGCATCTGCTTAAAGGGAATGTAAGTTAGCTAAGAATGATGAGGACATACCTTCAGCCAGTCATACATGGTCAGAGATGTCGTCGTACAAGACCAATCTAGCACGCATCTCAATTCATAAAGAAAAGGTAGAGCACGATAGAGTCGAAAGCCAAAAAAGTTAATCCGGGAAACATTACTGGTCAAAAACTGCCTGTACAAGGTGCTTTTGTGTGGAACACCAATATGGATTTGCATTGCTTGCAAAACCAGAGAAATTGCTTTTGTGAAATAAATGGCACGAAGTGCTAGTCTTCCAGCATATCTGTGCAAAGGATCCATGTCCCAGGCATATTTTGTGACTGAATATGTGAAGAGAACAAGGttgaataaatacaaaataacctTCACTGTTGCAAATGAACATAGGTATATGATGCGATCAAGCACGATCAAAAAAAAGACAACCTGCAGGTTAAGTTCGTTCCCTGAGTGAATAGATAGAAGTGAATTTATATAAACATGAAAGACTGAAAAAGGTGACTTCCAATgaaaaaaataccatcaaaactaaaacaaaatcTTCTGGGAACTGATCTTCAAGCTGATAGACTTCAAGAAACTCACTATTAGCTTTCATAATTAACTGATAAAAAATAGCAACTAAGAAGAAAACAACCAAATCAGCTCCAAAGATATAGGCATACAGATCAATTTCCCTTTTCCCACCACCAATGATGGAAACTACCCGATACGGAAAaccaatttcattaaaaataccatCGTGTTGAGCTTTCTGTATCTCATCGGAAACATCTGCAGCTGGAGTCAATGAACTGTACCATtcttcagcaacaaattcaattGGAGGGGAGGCATATATTACCTCAAAAACAACATGACACACATTTTCACACTCTTCACTCTTTTCAATGCTCTGAATGCGAACCCTACTTGCTGAGTGCAACTTAAAAAGCTTCTCCTCTCTGCATCTCCTGTAATGCAAGATCTTCAGCAACTTATTCATTCTTGATTCAATTCTCTTTGGCTGAATTCCATCTCTGGGCCATGAGATAACTTCCATAGACAACTGCACAAAGTAAGGAGGTGTTTCTGCACCTGATGTTACTGATCTCCAATACCTACAGAGTCGTCTGGTTAATAGTTTCATCGCATTTTTCAAAGGTAACAATAATCTCAGTAATCTAACATGGAAGGAGGATCCCTTTAACTCCTCTATGTAGCTCTGATTTATTCTCTTATAGAATCTGCTATCCACAGCAATTGTCCAGCCACCATTCTTCACAGTTAGGGAGGTTTGCAAGAGGGTGAATATATATACCAGAAAGAAAGGTAAGTTGCTTGTCACAAAAGATGATGTTATTTTTCTCACTGGAAATCCTAATTGTTGAAGTAAGCTCACAGGGAATTCAAACTGACAGTGTTCAGTGATGATTCGATATAAATATTGAAGCAAAATGCAGACCTCTGTATAAATGAGGATGACAACCCAGAATCTGTAACTGGGGCCAGTATTTTGACAGAGAGCATATAAGAAGAGAGCTGCTAGATAGACCACAGAAAGCAAACTGAAGTACCATAGATATAATAAAATGAAACAGCAATAGCAGACAACGTCATTATTTGACCTCATTCGGGACCAAAAGTGACGAAGAATAATACCAATTCGAAGCCAAGCACTATCTGGCATTGTATGTTCATAAATAGTGTGTGTGGACATTGTAGCTTCTAGAGGTTCCGCTCCCAGATTCAAATTCTCAATTTCATAATATTCCTCATCCTCCGAAGAATCATTGTTAGATTCAAGTTCTTCGTGTTCTATCTTCAAATAGTTCAGTAAACTGTTAACTGCCAAGTTTCCAAGAGACTGCACTTGAGATACCCCACTACCTAAGAGATGTACAGCTGAAAGTAAAGCATTTTTCCTGACTGGAATTTTATAACGACTcctatcagaataaaaataatcaCTGCCATTAGCTCTTTCCTTTACGTCATAAGTTCCACGAGGAGTACTTACTGGCTGTTTCCAAGATTCTGGTCCCAATCGACTTGGATATTTTTCACTAGTTAAAGATTCATTCATGTCAAAGGGGTCTGCTGGCTCATTACTGAGACTGATGTCCTTCTTCAATTCATTGTCCCTATTATTATCGAGAGAAGAATTGCCTCTCTCTCGTAAGCCATCATAATCGAGAGAAGTATTACTACAGTTAGCTTCAGTGCTCAAATTATGATGTTGAAGGTTTGACATCTCCGATTTCATCTTTTCTACCTGCaagcttcggagatgcttcattTCTTCAGTTCTCTGTTTGTGCCGCAACTGAGCTGTCTTGCAGGCAGCTTTCTTTTCCTGCTGTTGAACTATTGCACCAATCTGCTCTTTCTCAAGGTACTTTGGAACATAATCGAACTCTGGGAATGAAAACATGTATGATTGTAGTGATACCAACATGAATATGACGATTTCCACTAATGCTGATCTTGATGTAATTCGAAACCCATAATCATACTTGTGAAACCCAACCAGTTCACTGATGCTCTCTATTGTAATGGAACCGTATGTTATCTTTCTAAGGTGACCAAATAAGGGAGATTGATATGCAAGAGACAAGACAATAACCAGAAAATTATACATCctcaaaaatctaaaaattaaatttcccTTCTTTAGTATTTTCATCCTCTTTCGGAGGAAAGCCAGAGCAAAACCAAGGTAGCCAAGATGCAGAACATCATATTCAAGAGTTCCTGTAATCAAAACTAATGAAAGAACAAAATCTAGTAAGTGACAGTAACCATAAAGCCTCAGGTGGTCAAGAAATGTCCAATATGCTTTTGTTTCAAATGAGAGATCATTTAGTATAGATGCAGACTTCCATTGAGAGAGCATCTTTCTATACATATCCAACCCAGTGAGAGTAGATGAATGATCAGCACGGAATTTCAAACATGAAAGCATGAAAACTCCATAATAGCTGATAAGCATACGGGGATCGTCAACAATGATTCCTGCATTAAATGCATTTAACATAAGCTATTTTGTGGGAAATTTGTCATATGATAAATGCTAAAAATACTAGTTCTGAGTTACTAATATTTGGCTATCAAACTCAGTCTCAGATTGGTTATATGTGATGGACATTAtcaaaaagatatataaataatagtATGATACCAATCATTATCAGTACAAAAACATGCATTAATCGAGAGATACCTAGCCAGCACTTATTGCAGAAGCTGAAATATATATTTGATACCCTCCAACAGTCATGGCATGGCACTTGTCCTTTAGTCTGGTAGTTCAAAAAAGCCAGGTGCATCCAGATAGCCAAGTATTCAACAGTGATAATGGTAGCAAATAGAAAAACGAAAACATGCCAtagttttttaataactaaacgaTTTAAAAGAACACAAGCAGCAAGTGATGCTATGTAGAGCAAGGAGATGGCGTTCAACACTGCAAAACTTGCAAGAAGCAAAGCAATCATGTTGATTTCAAGACCAAATAAATTGAAGATGTTCTCTATCCAGAACTTCAGACATACTTTTAACACAGTCTTCTGCATCTCCAATCTCTCTTTTCTCAAAAAAAGAATTCGCTTTCTATTCCACTTGAAGCTATCCTTAGAACTCTCCCAGAAATGAATATGTTGAACTTTTTTGACACTGTCTCTTTCATTTCCTGAATCTTGCCCTTGCCCTTGCCCTTGGGATAATGCAGAGTTCACTTTCGGCCATGAATGACTTCTTGCAACCTGTTTAATTGTTGATGTAGGGTTTTCCAATAGGTTGTTTCTAGGGGTACATGGAATAGGTTCAGTAGGTATATCTACTATGTTGAATAGAGGACAAGGCTCATCCCATTCTTCTCTGTTTCCATTAAAATGTGGCGTCCTCTCCAACCAACGAAAAACATTGTATTGAAGTATACATGCTACAATTACCACAACCTTTCCCCTTAGCCCTGATTCTAAACCTTTAAAACCAGGCTTATACAACTGTAAGCCCATAAATAATGATACCCATGAATGCGCTTGAGCTCCCCATATCTGGAAAAGATATTCAACCATTGCAAGGAATCCTGAATAAACTAGAAATACTTTTGCAGGGATCTGAGAAGACTTTGGTAACCTTGAATAGTTAACCAACCCAACAAGATACAGGAAACCAAACGCACTTATAGGTGTGAGTGATGCATAAAACAAAGCCAGAGATAAGATTTTATCGGCATGCCGAACCAAAAGACGTCTAGTAAAAGTGAAATTCCCTACTCTTTGTGCATTATAGCCACTTAATCCCAAACGTTTACTCCTCCGCCTTTCGTAGCTATATAGTTGCATCACAATCAATATAGCCAAGGATTCGAAGATGTTTCGCAACATTGAAGCTGCAGGGTTGTAGCCAAATGCAGTTTGAAGATTGACAACACCGGGAAACAAAATCTTAGAGCTGGAAAATACACCAATGCAGTAAATACAAACAAAGACCGTTACAGAATACACTTTCATAGGAAACCAAAGATGCTTTGTTGTTTGTCCCAAAAGTTGTCTTCCACTTATCCACAGTAGAAGAAAGAACAAATAACCAAACGAAGCATAGTTGGGTGTGCAAAGGTATACGCTGAAGAGAACTGTCAGAAAGGCAACGTATTTGCCACAAGCCCGATAAACACAGAGGGATTTTTTTCTTATGACGTTCAAATACGATATCCTTATTGCCTCTGCATAATCCAATAGTATGGTTAGAATATTGGCATGAAGTGCTGGGATGCTTCCGGCAAATATATAACTTACATGAAATCAGTAAGTCTCAGAAGGTTAAGTATGAACTAGGATAACATGAAATTATTCATCAAAATAAGATGGCATGGAAATAATGGTTAACTGGAGTATGTTCGCTAGTTCTCACCAGATCTCAGAGTACAACTGGATAAATTTACAGGATTCATCAAGCCAGCTCTCAAGATGCTAAACCCGAAAGGAGGGCAAGATGTCTGCTGTACAATGGCTGAAAATAAAATGAGTGTTTGGAGCCCATGATTGTGTATTGCACAAAAGAAAGCAAGAGTTGATATTTTGAAGAGATCCAGCGAATGGATATCAGTAACCAAGCCTGAAACAGTCACGAGAAgaatgacaaaataaaaaatggaataaCTTCGTCAAATGCAAGATAAAATTTACATTTGCACCACATGAAAAACAAGGCAGTTCTTACATAAAAACATTTACCTAATTTTGAGAGAATCTGAAGAGAGTATGAACCATTCTGATCCAAAGTTTTGGCGATCAGatcaagttgaagaatgaatTGAATTGCAAAGTGCGCCTCGCATAAAAGGATAATAGCTTGGCGTAATTGACTATTTATTGTTTCGCTCAagagataaattaaaaagaaaaccaCTGCATGAAAGGAAAAGTAAGTTGTTAGTAAATTAGGATACCTGCAAACTACTCTAAAGACAACGTTTAAggaaagtttaaatttaattatgacttctTGTAAGATTATCCAGTCTTCACACAATTCTTGAACAAGGAAGAGCCACATAATTCTGGTATGCACTTGATCAGAAAACTTGAGTTATTTAAACAAGTGGGATAGTGTTCACTAATATTGTCAAACACTATACACTAATGGTTGATCTAAAATGTAAAGGGTGCAATTAGAACATTTCTGTATTAGCATCATGGTAATAAACTATTAACGTAGAGAACTAAGGAGGCAATGAAAGATATCAAACTTACTATACACAGTGTGGATGAGACCAGGCCTTATTGCTATGAGAAATATCAATATTAGTATTATAACATGTGAGCACTTGCGTAGTCCCCAAACTATTGTAGCCAATATTAATATTGCAGCATCCTCTTCCTCTAGAAATTTGACAACAATATAGCAATGAACAAACATTAAGAATTTTTATCCCAGATACATACGGTCCAAGGTAGCATTTTGTATTAGAGAAATGTCTGGTAAAAGATTGCAGAATACATGAGCAAAAAGTAAAGTACATCTTTCAAATTCTCTTGTTTGTGATTAAAGGCAAAAATTAGCAGCTCATGTTGCTATGACTTTACATAGACAAGGGTgccacaataaaaaaaaaaaagatttacgtggcaatattatttaacaattatcaTATATAATAACATTTTTCATTGAAATatcattttttcaataaaattcaattttctattttcagttgcaatttttatttggattttatAAAGAACAGAtacaaacaaataataaaaatataaatcaagattTTGATGAAACAATGTTCCAAATAAATATGCCGATATCATAAAGCATACTTTAATTTCTAGCTGATTCCTTTGTGAAACCATTATATTGAAAGTCAATCCAGAAATCAACTTTCATTGTTTTAGATATATTCATCAATCCACCCAAGGGCAGTGAGACACTTTTTTGCCAGGCAACACAACCAAATGTTGATGCTCCTATTTATTGTACATATTTTGTACAATCATAGAAATAGAGTAGATTTAGCAACGGTAATTGTATTCTTCATTTCATATCAGTTCACTAACAAGGAATAGTATGGTAGAGCACTAAGTATCATGCAACATCTTCTCAGACTACCTAGTTCTCTCACCTTCCACAACGGATTCTTGAGTTGTTAACTGTCCCTGATCAGTAATGCACAACAACACTGAACTGTTCACTAGATCACATAAAGCAACAAGAAAACCTAGACCAAACTGGGCTAGCAAATAGTATCCTGGGGTGGAGTAATGCCACAAGCCTATAGTTTCCCATATTTCCATATCCTGCAATTAGTTAAGCACCAGAAGATCTTATTCAAAAGATTTTAACATTAAAGTAAGACCTCCAAAAGTCTTCTGCAAAATGTACCTTCCATACTTTGTGATCACTTGATACATTGAATGCTACATTGAAGATATACGTGCTAGCTGCCCATAGAAGAATGAAAACGAGAAGCACAGCATTCAGTTGGTGCAGCCGTAACATGGAAGGGAAAGCATACAATACATATCCCACATAAGCAAGTAATCCAAATGAGCACAGACTTGCAAAGTGGAAACCCCAATATGTTAGAGCCAGCAAGGAAATCTGCCACGTGTGTCAATCAATGCAATTCATCAACTTACAAAATATTTGTTGCAACAAGGATGACGGAAAGGTAGCAGAGGGCTCACAAGAGACCATTAAAGAATTTTGGATGGTTCATGTGCTAATATCTTCCATGAACTTAGCATTCATGAGGCACTCTTATCATGAAGATCATTTTGTGcccaatttttataatataacaaTTCATATTTATGAACATTTTAAACTTTTATATTTTCGTcaattttgatttataaaaagaTATGTAACATGATTTTGGACTGATATAAAATTTTATAGGCATGATTTACAATGTATAATCGTCAAATGTAATAGTAGGTTTTGTAAAAAattatttcgaaaaaaaattattcaatatacGTTATGTTGAATGATTATCCATAGTTAAGAACAAAATTGGTACTTCATAGTTGTATATGTGATACGTGACCAAACATTGGACAAAAAAATTCTGTACAGGGTTTTCATTATAAATGATTTATTGATGAGAGAGGAAATAAAATTCAGTAAAAATGGATGTGGCAGCAGTACCGGAAAACCATATgttaaaaagttaataaaaaacgACTGAGAAATAGCTCCTTGCAACAAGAAATTCATATGCTTTGCTCCAGACCTGttagagaattacaaaaccaagAAGAGAGTATTAATGAGCTTCCATCAATCAAAAGTAAAGGGTTCAAAAAGCAGTCAACTGGATGAGGACACCGAGTCACTACTCTAGTGTTCTATTTGGAAATATTACAAACAGAGATGTGTAACATAACCAAAGTAATAAGTAATCAATTTGAAAAGGAATTCAAGATAACAAGGCATGATAACTGGACAACAAGGGGGAAAAGTTTACATAATAAATGATCAATTTGACAAAAGAATTCAACTCAAGCATCTGCTACATGAGAAACTtcaaatccaagaaagaggaatAATATGTCCGATTGAATCTATATAGATACAGTGTTATATTTAcaagttatgtttatttatttacattatattttttatatcgcTTCATTTCGCTCAGTGCCTATATAAATTAGTCTCCATTGTTGAGACACAAGAAATTTGTGTAAATCTCTGTATAAAATATTTGAGTTATTCTTAGATATccgaaaattataaataatttttttaaaaataaaatttccaaATAAGAATCATCTACATATATACAAAGCAAGATATGCTGATGTCACATTATCTTGTTAATATTGTAGGTTTCATCTCATCAGAGGAACTTAGGTGAACTATTACATGAATAataagggaaaacaaacaaacatattGAGGTCCTTGGACTAGAAAATAGAAATTGCTGAGTTTAGAACTTCATTTTTTTTCAGggcacaaggaaaagaaaaggaagaaagtaagCAAATGAGGATGCTGCCCTTTCTTAATTACCTTGACTCGTGAACAAACTGAGAATTCATTTTAGGAAGAAGTTGCTCAGTCAAGTCACTGCTTTCTCTTGTTGATGTGATGATTTCTAGTTCAGCTAGCTCACTTCTAATCCAGGATAGCTGGAACAATGGAGAATTGAAGACTGGTGAACCAAACCAAACAAAAGCttcaaaaaagaaataagaattttaGACCAATTACTTTCAAGAGTTCCCATATCTGTTAAGTGTCACACAAGACCTCAAGAACAACTAGAATATGCAATATGTAACCAATGCATTTCCTTCCTCTAGACATTTGCCGCAAGAAAGCAACATGATCAAGATTAAGATTACGTAAATTAAAAAGCAACACAGGTGTATAGTGTGTTCAAGCCAGATAGGTTTCTCTACATAATCACATATATATCATCATGATTTTTAGAGAAggacttaaattttttttactcaaTCTAGATTCTGCGCTATTCGGTGTTTAAGCTAGAGACTGGCCAGTATTTGTAAATAAGACAGTCGGATCAAATTCAAACCTAAATCAGAGGAATAATACCAGCCAGCTTTGCTAATTGATATAAAGCAAAGAAGTGATCACCTCTATTGATGAAGGTAGAAGATCCCGTATAATGGATAGTTTATAGAGCACTTTCTCTTTCACATGTGCTAGATGATATTGAAAAGTTATCGTTTATAAATAAATCGTTTTTTGCTTTACTTTCTATAAAGAACTCTTGTTATTATCTTTCTCTTTGTCTTAACAAAATTCTTCTTTTGTCCCCCACTAAAAAAAATTACGAATAGCCAATCTTACAACAAACTAATTTGGTTTACATTGATTTGGAAATTCcacttagaaaaatgttaggTGACCAacattttttccttatttttgtcTTTCATTTAAACAAAGAATAGCTAATTCTCCCTTTTTTACACTAAAATGTTGGCCCCTTAGcatttctcttctatttatatgcAAATATCTGAAAATGAAGCAAACATCGGCAGAAGAATCCAGACACTCGTATTATTATCACCCCATCCCTCACCCAAAAACAAAAGGCCCCCAGCACCACggtaaataattttttgttttcccCATCATGTTACATACTGACTCTTTTTCAGCAATAGAATTATGCTATGCAAGCAGTCTATATGCTTACCATAATGTAGAAAAGTAGAAGTGATAGACCTGAGCAAACTTCTGACCATTCTGATTTTGCGGTAAGTTTGAACAGTCCAAAGTGGAAAAGAATCAACCTTAATGTCTCGGGGAGCTCAACAGGAAGTTGGTATATGTACATCATGATGATATTGAAGCCAGCATAAAAGAAAAGGAATCTCCACCACCTTCAAGTTCATAAAACCCTGAATCAGCGAACCAATAAAATTTCAATCCTACAACAAAAAGATACACAATACATATCATCATTTCTTTCCCCTTGTTTAGGGAAGGGGGAGCTTACCAAAAGATACCTAAATAATTGCTCCTCCATGACCAATCAACTAGCCCTATACTAATACAaatgaaaaaagggaaagaaacccAAGACGCATGACTAATCCCAGCAATTAGTTGTATAGCTGGCAACAGTAAGAAGCACAAGGCCCTGAGATGAGATCCTGCAACCCAGAGATCAGCATCCATGTTATAATTATTCCATAGACACAGCAAATAAGTTTATTATGGTTATTCTATTGTGCATATATTATTTGTgtcaaaaggaaaaaataaaaggaataataaCTATAAGAAAATATTAAACTCCTGAGCACTTTACGAGAGAAATAGCAAGAACTTTTGTCATAATCTTTGTTTGGTACTAGCTGTAAGGCACACCTTATCTTAGCGTTAGAAATAATAGATAAAGGAGACCAAAACATTGAAAGGggaaaaaactaaaaacacaatcAAGAGTACAACAAGCTCCTATGTAGATCAATAATGATACATATTACTTCCCATTCAACAAAAATAAGCAGAACACCCTCTTTATATTAACAGGTAGGGTACAAAGAAGTTCTATGACAAACCTATCAGCAGCAAATAAGAACATAGATCTCCAGAATGAAAATCTCTCCATGCATCTTGACCAACGCGATTTCCATAGATCTCAAATAGAGAAAGAAAGGTCATTAATGCTTGCATGACCAAGAAGTACTCTTGGGGCAATGACCTCCAAGAATGCACTCTGCAAATCCATTTCATACATCATTTTGTACTGTTTTCTGAATGCTGCAACACTGACGAGAAATTTTAGAAAGTTCAAATTACCTTATTAATCCAATTAGCCGAGCCCATTCAGCATCGGCAGTACTCCACCGATCTCCCTCAATGGTCAAAACAATGTGAAATATGGCATGTGATAGTAGTGTCAAAGACGACAGTATAAGGATGGACCGCGATATTGAATATTGTGAATGGAAACGAGTGCCTATTTGCAGGACAGTTATCTTGTTTGAGAAGTTGAAAACATGATAACAATTAAATTTGTATATGAAATGCTCagaaattagtaaataaataaataaataaaccataaCAATCCTCAAGTGATCAAATGTTATGAACAACTAAGCCAAAACTAATATACTACATTAATTGACTAACATTTTCTTCTCTATTATTCATTCACTCTAAAATGACAAGATCCTATAACCTTGTATTCCTGTGACAAATTAATGACACTTCATCTATACTATAGAATATTCCTATATTTAtccaaaatatgaaattatagaaGCAGAATAATAACAAATTGAGAGTAAATTCGCAAAAATTAATGCAAAGGTCAGAGCCAGCTAACTTCTCACCCTTTCTAGGCGCAGTGTACTGAATGAAAAGGAATGCTAACAAATTAAGCAAAGATATGAGACTCCAGTTAAGTAAAGAAGCTGCATATGAATCACAGAAAAGAAATTACAAAGGATCACTACTATGAGGGTTTGTGCAAGTGTATGTAAGTAACTAAAATCACAATGCAAGGAATTAATGAACAAATGTAAGAATGAAACCTGTTAGAAGGAGCATAGGTAATGCGAACCCGGGGATGAACCTCGCCATGATGAGAAAAAGTAATGAATAAAATGGAAGCTCTCGCTGCTTCTCATGGCAACGTATTAACAAATGGCGC contains:
- the LOC112805193 gene encoding piezo-type mechanosensitive ion channel homolog, coding for MDADLWVAGSHLRALCFLLLPAIQLIAGISHASWVSFPFFICISIGLVDWSWRSNYLGIFWWWRFLFFYAGFNIIMMYIYQLPVELPETLRLILFHFGLFKLTAKSEWSEVCSGLSLLLFYIMLSWIRSELAELEIITSTRESSDLTEQLLPKMNSQFVHESRSGAKHMNFLLQGAISQSFFINFLTYGFPISLLALTYWGFHFASLCSFGLLAYVGYVLYAFPSMLRLHQLNAVLLVFILLWAASTYIFNVAFNVSSDHKVWKDMEIWETIGLWHYSTPGYYLLAQFGLGFLVALCDLVNSSVLLCITDQGQLTTQESVVEEEEDAAILILATIVWGLRKCSHVIILILIFLIAIRPGLIHTVYMVFFLIYLLSETINSQLRQAIILLCEAHFAIQFILQLDLIAKTLDQNGSYSLQILSKLGLVTDIHSLDLFKISTLAFFCAIHNHGLQTLILFSAIVQQTSCPPFGFSILRAGLMNPVNLSSCTLRSEAIRISYLNVIRKKSLCVYRACGKYVAFLTVLFSVYLCTPNYASFGYLFFLLLWISGRQLLGQTTKHLWFPMKVYSVTVFVCIYCIGVFSSSKILFPGVVNLQTAFGYNPAASMLRNIFESLAILIVMQLYSYERRRSKRLGLSGYNAQRVGNFTFTRRLLVRHADKILSLALFYASLTPISAFGFLYLVGLVNYSRLPKSSQIPAKVFLVYSGFLAMVEYLFQIWGAQAHSWVSLFMGLQLYKPGFKGLESGLRGKVVVIVACILQYNVFRWLERTPHFNGNREEWDEPCPLFNIVDIPTEPIPCTPRNNLLENPTSTIKQVARSHSWPKVNSALSQGQGQGQDSGNERDSVKKVQHIHFWESSKDSFKWNRKRILFLRKERLEMQKTVLKVCLKFWIENIFNLFGLEINMIALLLASFAVLNAISLLYIASLAACVLLNRLVIKKLWHVFVFLFATIITVEYLAIWMHLAFLNYQTKGQVPCHDCWRVSNIYFSFCNKCWLGIIVDDPRMLISYYGVFMLSCLKFRADHSSTLTGLDMYRKMLSQWKSASILNDLSFETKAYWTFLDHLRLYGYCHLLDFVLSLVLITGTLEYDVLHLGYLGFALAFLRKRMKILKKGNLIFRFLRMYNFLVIVLSLAYQSPLFGHLRKITYGSITIESISELVGFHKYDYGFRITSRSALVEIVIFMLVSLQSYMFSFPEFDYVPKYLEKEQIGAIVQQQEKKAACKTAQLRHKQRTEEMKHLRSLQVEKMKSEMSNLQHHNLSTEANCSNTSLDYDGLRERGNSSLDNNRDNELKKDISLSNEPADPFDMNESLTSEKYPSRLGPESWKQPVSTPRGTYDVKERANGSDYFYSDRSRYKIPVRKNALLSAVHLLGSGVSQVQSLGNLAVNSLLNYLKIEHEELESNNDSSEDEEYYEIENLNLGAEPLEATMSTHTIYEHTMPDSAWLRIGIILRHFWSRMRSNNDVVCYCCFILLYLWYFSLLSVVYLAALFLYALCQNTGPSYRFWVVILIYTEVCILLQYLYRIITEHCQFEFPVSLLQQLGFPVRKITSSFVTSNLPFFLVYIFTLLQTSLTVKNGGWTIAVDSRFYKRINQSYIEELKGSSFHVRLLRLLLPLKNAMKLLTRRLCRYWRSVTSGAETPPYFVQLSMEVISWPRDGIQPKRIESRMNKLLKILHYRRCREEKLFKLHSASRVRIQSIEKSEECENVCHVVFEVIYASPPIEFVAEEWYSSLTPAADVSDEIQKAQHDGIFNEIGFPYRVVSIIGGGKREIDLYAYIFGADLVVFFLVAIFYQLIMKANSEFLEVYQLEDQFPEDFVLVLMVVFFLIVLDRIIYLCSFATVKVILYLFNLVLFTYSVTKYAWDMDPLHRYAGRLALRAIYFTKAISLVLQAMQIHIGVPHKSTLYRQFLTSNVSRINFFGFRLYRALPFLYELRCVLDWSCTTTSLTMYDWLKLEDIHASLFLVKCDVDLNRSTHQQGQKQSKMTKFCNGICLFWVLLCVIWAPMLMYSSGNPTNIANPIKDASARLDIQTITGRLTLFETTLCEKISWENIEGRDTLDPLGLLSAYNEKDIQLICCQSDASTVWLVPPVVKARFIKSIRWNMDITFSWQFTRDRPRGKELVKYEIPIMYEDLPDNSEVINVFNGTSNSFTVFNIYPRYFRVTGSGDVRSLDQQSEEVSADLVLNRGNPEWWSFYDIDISDRHGCGEFPGPIAIIVSEETPQGIIGDTLSKFSIWGLYITFVLAVGRFIRLQCSDLRMRIPFENLPSCERLMAICEDIYAARAAGDLDVEEVLYWTLVKIYRTPHMLLGYTQPDY